From Paraglaciecola sp. L1A13:
TGAACGGATAGACTTACCTTCATGCATTAAATCAAAGGCGGTATTGATATCCTCTAGCGGCATGGTATGGGTGATAAACGTGTCTAACTCAAATTCACCATCCATGTAACGTAGAACATAGTCAGGTAGTTGACTACGGCCTTTTACGCCACCAAATGCTGAGCCGCGCCAAACGCGCCCAGTCACTAATTGAAATGGGCGAGTGGATATTTCCTGTCCTGCACCTGCTACGCCGATAATGACTGATTCGCCCCATCCTTTGTGACAGCATTCAAGTGCTGAACGCATAACATTTACGTTGCCGATACATTCGAACGAATAATCAACGCCGCCATCGGTCATATCAACGATCACTTCTTGAATGGATTTGTCGTAATCTTTTGGGTTAACAACATCGGTAGCGCCTAGCTGTTTAGCAATTTTGAACTTATCTTCATTTACATCAATCGCGATAATACGGCCCGCTTTAGCCATTTTTGCGCCAATTAGTACTGATAAGCCAATGCCGCCAAGACCAAATACAGCAACTGTATCGCCTTCTTGAACCTTGGCTGTATTGGTAACAGCGCCCATACCGGTGGTCACGCCGCAGCCCAATAAGCAGACTTTTTCTAAAGGTGCTTCTTTGGGAATTTTGGCCAGAGCAATTTCAGCTACTACGGTATGTTCAGCAAATGTTGATGTACCCATATAGTGATAAATAGGTTTGCCATTTTTAGAAAAACGCGTGGTGCCATCAGGCATTAATCCTTTGCCTTGGGTAGCACGAATGGCTTGGCATAAATTGGTTTTTCCAGATAAGCAAAATTTACATTCGCCACACTCAGGGGTATACAAAGGGATAACATGATCGCCAACTTCAACCGAGGTAACGCCTTCGCCTATGGCTTCAACTATACCGGCACCTTCGTGACCTAAAATAGCAGGGAATATACCTTCAGGATCATCGCCGGATAAGGTATAAGCATCGGTATGACACACGCCAGTAGCGATAATTTTAACAAGTACTTCGCCTTTTTGCGGCGGCATCAAATCAACTTCTTCAATCGACAGGGGTTCGCCAGCTGCCCAGGCTACCGCAGCGCGGGTTTTAATGCTTTGCATATTGTTTAATCCTTATTGATTCAAATAGGCCGGTAAATACAGGCCTGATAAATTTACTTTTGAGATAACACGGATTTGCATGCGCCCATTAACCGGATGCGCCTTGACTCCCAAATAATGTCATCGATGGTGTAACCATTGGGGCATAAATCTTGTTTTTCTAGGGTGTTTTTCAGGTTACGCACGGCTTTGTCTTCCAATGCGAGTTTTGTTTCGTTGTCTGGCTGAGGATTAAAGTTCGACCCAATCGGGCGTGAGCTTTGCCTTTGGGTTCCACTGTCACGTCGGCCATCACGCCCACCTTCTCGCCTGCCGCTTGGGCTGCTTGGGTTTTCCTCGGGCAAATTAAACCAAGACAAACCAAATGCAAACTGTGTCTCGCCGGAAGGACCAAGCTGACTGGTGAAATGATCTGTGGTTTCGATGGGTTTAGGCTCATTGCTGGCACAGCCGAACAGACCAACCGCGAGTAAGATTAAGGGCCATTTATACACGTTCTTGAGGTGTGTTTTCACTTAAATTAACTCACTTTTTTAAAATATCAGCAGTCAGTCTAAACGCTTTGCCACGGGCAGTACAATTGACATGTATGGTGAATAAATAAAATCATATCAAAGCCGACATGTTAATCGTTAAACCGGTACCAAAATGCGCTGTTGTCATGTAATAACAAGGACTTAAACGATTGACTTAAACCTAGCTTTTGCGTGTATATTTGCCACAATTCGGAGTATGCACAGCTAAAGAGTGTTAACGGGAAATTACTGGCGAGCATAACGCGTTTGTCACCCATTGCTTGAAGGCAAGTGGACAAGGAGGGCAGCATATCGGCAGGCGTGTAAGCGCGATTTTGCATCTCCCAAGCCGATAACTTTATTGCGACATTCGGATACCGGGCTAATTTATTGAGGTGTTTGTTCCATTGTTGCCATTCGTTACTTTGCTCCAGCTTAGGTGGCCAGCCTGCATGATTAATGATCACGCGCAACTGCGGTAGGTTATCTAATATGTTGCACAGTGCTTGGGTTGCCCACTCATCTTGCAGTGAAAACTGTGCGTCGAAGCTTAATTGGTGCTCGGCAAGTAGGCTCAGGTTTTGTTGAAATATTGCGTTGCTCAGCAGTGTTTTGGCATCATCATCTAGGATATGGCGAAGACCAATTACAGATACACGAGTTTGCAGTTTCGCCAGTGTGCTAGGGAAGTTCTCATTGGATAAATCACCGCCCGCCACACTCTTGAAGGGTAGGGTGCAATGTTGCTCAAGCCAGTCTACTTCGCGCCAAGGGCGAGTATTATCAAACCCGGCTTCAATGTGTACAAAACCAGCAAGCTTATTTGTGGGCGCAAGGCTAATATCTTGTTGGCTAAAGCTTTGATTGATTTTGTTTTTATCAGGCCAAAAAGGTGGGTTGGACGGTTGCAGCCAATCGTATTGACCTTGTTTAAGATTGAATAAGTGCAAATGGGGATCAATGATATCCATTGTCAACCGCTACCTTATGTTTATTGGGCTGTATAGCCGCCGTCAATCACTTGCAAACTACCGGTAATAAATTGCGCGTTTTCACTGGCTAAAAAGTAACACAACTGCGCCACTTCATCAGGTTGACCTAATCGACCTAAGGGCTGTAACGCGGCTTCTTCTGCATGCACTTCGGTGGCGTCGCGACCAGATTGAGCAAGATATTTATCGATAGCATTATGGTAAAGGGGCGTTTCGATTGTGCCGGGGCAAACGGCGTTCGCGCGAATATTATACTTGGCATAATCAAGGGCAGTCGTTTTAGCCATCGACGCGAGTGCGCTCTTTGTCAGGTTGTAAGCAAAGGAATTATGCTTAGCGATAAGGGCCTGATCAGACGCCATCAAAATAATTGAGCCTGCTTGGTACTTCACCATACTCGGCAAAACCGCTTGGATGGCTGCATATGCGCCTTTCACATTAATCGCGAACATGCGATCTAATACGTCTTCGCTGGTTTGCTCAATATTTGCTGACAGATGCACGCCCGCATTGGATATTAAGCAATCTACCTTGCTATATTTTCTGATGACACTGTCAATCGAACTGTGTACTTGTGCAACTTGGGATACGTCACACTGTAACCATTGAATATTATTGCAATCATCTGGAGGCGCTTGTAAGTCAAGGTTGATTACTTGGTAACCTTTTGCAGCAAAAAGACGACAAATTGCATGACCAATACCTAAGCTACCGCCGGTCACGATACAAACCCCGTGATTTGTTTGCGTAGTCATAATACCTCGAAAAATACGTGCGTTCGGTGCAGTCTTTGCACACGAATTAAGCTAATCGTCATGAAATTCTTTACCCATTTTCAATGTGCGAGTGGCCAGCTGCACTTCTTTTA
This genomic window contains:
- a CDS encoding S-(hydroxymethyl)glutathione dehydrogenase/class III alcohol dehydrogenase, with protein sequence MQSIKTRAAVAWAAGEPLSIEEVDLMPPQKGEVLVKIIATGVCHTDAYTLSGDDPEGIFPAILGHEGAGIVEAIGEGVTSVEVGDHVIPLYTPECGECKFCLSGKTNLCQAIRATQGKGLMPDGTTRFSKNGKPIYHYMGTSTFAEHTVVAEIALAKIPKEAPLEKVCLLGCGVTTGMGAVTNTAKVQEGDTVAVFGLGGIGLSVLIGAKMAKAGRIIAIDVNEDKFKIAKQLGATDVVNPKDYDKSIQEVIVDMTDGGVDYSFECIGNVNVMRSALECCHKGWGESVIIGVAGAGQEISTRPFQLVTGRVWRGSAFGGVKGRSQLPDYVLRYMDGEFELDTFITHTMPLEDINTAFDLMHEGKSIRSVVHY
- a CDS encoding amidohydrolase, which translates into the protein MDIIDPHLHLFNLKQGQYDWLQPSNPPFWPDKNKINQSFSQQDISLAPTNKLAGFVHIEAGFDNTRPWREVDWLEQHCTLPFKSVAGGDLSNENFPSTLAKLQTRVSVIGLRHILDDDAKTLLSNAIFQQNLSLLAEHQLSFDAQFSLQDEWATQALCNILDNLPQLRVIINHAGWPPKLEQSNEWQQWNKHLNKLARYPNVAIKLSAWEMQNRAYTPADMLPSLSTCLQAMGDKRVMLASNFPLTLFSCAYSELWQIYTQKLGLSQSFKSLLLHDNSAFWYRFND
- a CDS encoding SDR family NAD(P)-dependent oxidoreductase, with the protein product MTTQTNHGVCIVTGGSLGIGHAICRLFAAKGYQVINLDLQAPPDDCNNIQWLQCDVSQVAQVHSSIDSVIRKYSKVDCLISNAGVHLSANIEQTSEDVLDRMFAINVKGAYAAIQAVLPSMVKYQAGSIILMASDQALIAKHNSFAYNLTKSALASMAKTTALDYAKYNIRANAVCPGTIETPLYHNAIDKYLAQSGRDATEVHAEEAALQPLGRLGQPDEVAQLCYFLASENAQFITGSLQVIDGGYTAQ